A single region of the Phycisphaerae bacterium RAS1 genome encodes:
- the fhlA gene encoding Formate hydrogenlyase transcriptional activator, protein MDLAGENQLEPLVARLCTIVSASGGVACGVIVNDDERDLAHILYSAVDAPGACARESVSQRLPELRDVAGAVDRDLQSWRPLPFLAELHRRGARRFDAFPLTIAERAFGSFFVVTATGQPLADEERSFYSRLAVLAAPIAWNCVSTERFSRGDRRRDSLIELMRSLNTTLRPEAVIDSACKALRGLEAHASSAIMLIEPDGRHFRNYRLADDVESGAAEMHAVDGSAVERIAQLGATYQSDDLRAARAFAHDERLLADGVRRYVATPLQARSRLLGALLIASTDPHPARRIDLWLFDNIAIQLGLAIDNAVQHEQVRQLSDKLRQQNVYLREEIQSEHDFGEMIGESPAMRRLHESVSRVAATPAIVLVTGETGAGKELVARAIHAASPRCHQPMVKVNCAAIPEGTVESELFGHERGAFTSAVERRIGRFELASDGTLFLDEIGELPAAVQAKLLRVLQDGDFERVGGSRTLHTHARVIAATNRNLLAACDAGTFRRDLYYRLNVFPIHVPSLSERREDIPLLVQAFVGQFSRRMGKRVESIAPESLASLMERDWPGNIRELKHVIERAMILCDGTVLAVEDAPRRTPAASPVAMYAPRVETATAAPFLLPAAAPAGISDLSLNSVQAEHIRRVLIQTRWRIDGPRGAARILGLKPSTLRFRMKRLGIER, encoded by the coding sequence ATGGACCTGGCGGGTGAGAACCAGCTCGAACCGCTCGTTGCTCGTCTGTGCACGATCGTTTCGGCCTCGGGCGGCGTGGCCTGCGGCGTCATCGTCAACGACGACGAGCGCGACCTGGCCCACATCCTGTATTCCGCCGTCGACGCGCCCGGTGCGTGCGCACGAGAATCGGTCAGCCAGCGATTGCCGGAGCTGCGCGACGTGGCCGGCGCCGTGGATCGCGACCTGCAAAGCTGGCGGCCGCTGCCCTTCCTCGCGGAGCTGCATCGCCGCGGGGCGCGCCGGTTCGATGCGTTCCCGCTCACGATCGCCGAGCGCGCGTTCGGCTCGTTTTTCGTGGTTACAGCAACCGGCCAGCCGCTCGCCGACGAGGAGCGTTCCTTTTACTCCCGGCTGGCCGTGCTGGCGGCGCCGATCGCCTGGAACTGCGTTTCGACTGAGCGATTCTCGCGCGGCGACCGGCGGCGCGATTCGCTGATCGAGCTGATGCGCTCGCTGAATACGACCTTGCGGCCGGAGGCGGTGATCGATTCGGCGTGCAAGGCGCTGCGCGGCCTGGAGGCGCACGCGTCGAGCGCCATCATGCTGATCGAGCCGGATGGGCGTCACTTTCGAAACTACCGCCTGGCCGACGACGTCGAATCCGGCGCCGCCGAGATGCACGCCGTGGACGGTTCGGCGGTCGAGCGCATCGCGCAACTGGGCGCGACCTATCAATCGGACGATCTGCGCGCGGCGCGCGCGTTCGCGCATGACGAGCGGCTGCTGGCGGACGGCGTGCGGCGCTACGTGGCGACGCCGCTGCAGGCCCGCTCGCGGCTGCTGGGGGCGCTGCTCATCGCATCGACCGATCCGCACCCGGCGCGGCGCATTGACCTGTGGCTGTTCGACAACATCGCCATTCAACTGGGGCTGGCGATCGACAACGCCGTGCAGCACGAGCAGGTGCGCCAGCTCTCGGACAAGCTGCGGCAGCAGAACGTCTATCTTCGCGAGGAGATTCAGAGCGAGCACGATTTCGGCGAGATGATCGGTGAATCGCCGGCCATGCGGCGTCTGCATGAGAGCGTCAGCCGCGTCGCCGCCACGCCCGCGATCGTGCTGGTGACGGGCGAGACGGGCGCGGGCAAGGAGCTGGTCGCGCGGGCCATTCACGCCGCCAGCCCGCGCTGCCACCAGCCCATGGTCAAGGTGAATTGCGCCGCGATCCCCGAGGGCACGGTGGAAAGCGAGCTGTTCGGACATGAGCGCGGGGCGTTCACGTCCGCCGTCGAGCGCCGCATCGGCCGCTTCGAGCTCGCCAGCGACGGCACACTCTTTCTAGACGAGATCGGCGAACTTCCCGCCGCCGTGCAGGCCAAGCTGCTGCGCGTGCTGCAGGACGGCGACTTCGAGCGCGTCGGCGGCAGCCGCACGCTGCACACCCATGCGCGCGTCATCGCGGCGACCAACCGCAATCTGCTGGCGGCGTGCGACGCGGGCACGTTTCGGCGCGACCTGTACTACCGGCTGAACGTCTTTCCGATTCACGTGCCGTCGCTGAGCGAGCGGCGCGAGGACATTCCGCTGCTGGTGCAGGCGTTCGTCGGGCAGTTTTCACGGCGGATGGGTAAACGGGTGGAGTCGATCGCGCCCGAGTCGCTGGCGTCGCTCATGGAACGCGACTGGCCGGGAAATATCCGCGAACTGAAGCACGTGATTGAGCGAGCCATGATTCTCTGTGACGGGACTGTGCTGGCGGTGGAGGACGCGCCGCGCCGGACGCCGGCTGCCTCGCCGGTTGCGATGTATGCCCCGAGGGTTGAGACGGCGACAGCGGCGCCGTTCCTGCTCCCGGCCGCGGCCCCGGCCGGAATCTCTGACCTGTCGCTGAACTCCGTGCAGGCCGAGCACATCCGCCGCGTGCTGATCCAGACGCGTTGGCGGATCGACGGCCCGCGCGGCGCCGCGCGCATACTGGGATTGAAGCCCTCAACGCTTCGTTTTCGAATGAAGCGCCTGGGAATCGAGCGCTGA
- a CDS encoding Undecaprenyl-phosphate mannosyltransferase, with product MRPLLAIPVFNEQLHLPRVLEAVANYPVDALVIDDGSTDATPELLRKRRGIHVITHPENRGYGQSLIDAFHFAAARRYRWIITMDCDEQHEPAQIPEFLAEIERDRADVISGSRYLRDFAGDDSPPRDRRRINQAVTDLLAQILSLRLTDSFCGFKAHRVSAMSRLRLDEPGYAFPLQFWVQCVRQRLRIREWPVRRIYRDLSREFGGTLDDPAARLQHYLEVLVRELRREPADAGCGEDAIRCGCPLET from the coding sequence ATGCGACCTCTTCTGGCCATCCCCGTATTCAATGAGCAACTGCACCTTCCGCGCGTACTGGAAGCCGTCGCGAATTACCCGGTCGACGCGCTCGTCATCGACGACGGCTCGACCGACGCGACGCCTGAGCTGCTGCGAAAACGGCGCGGCATCCACGTGATTACGCACCCCGAGAACCGCGGTTACGGCCAGAGTCTGATCGACGCCTTCCACTTCGCCGCCGCCAGGCGCTATCGCTGGATCATCACCATGGACTGCGACGAGCAGCACGAGCCGGCCCAGATTCCGGAGTTCCTGGCTGAAATCGAGCGCGACCGGGCCGACGTCATCAGCGGCTCACGCTATCTGCGCGACTTCGCCGGCGATGACAGTCCGCCGCGCGACCGCCGCCGCATCAACCAGGCCGTCACCGACCTGCTCGCCCAGATACTCAGCCTGCGCCTGACCGACTCGTTCTGCGGCTTCAAGGCGCACCGCGTGTCCGCCATGTCGCGCCTGCGGCTCGACGAGCCGGGCTATGCCTTTCCCCTTCAATTCTGGGTGCAGTGCGTCCGCCAGCGGCTGCGCATTCGCGAGTGGCCCGTCCGCCGCATCTATCGCGACCTCAGCCGCGAGTTCGGCGGGACGCTGGACGACCCCGCGGCGCGGCTCCAGCACTACCTCGAAGTGCTGGTGCGCGAGCTGCGGCGCGAACCGGCCGACGCGGGGTGCGGCGAGGATGCGATCCGTTGCGGTTGTCCGCTGGAAACATGA
- the ppnK gene encoding putative inorganic polyphosphate/ATP-NAD kinase, with translation MTRVAIIGSPSKPHTPEKLARLLQFLKGRAEVVFAERTYDAGGLPAARPDLVIVLGGDGTLISAVHALGQAQAPIIGINLGKLGYLTDFTVEDVEHYAAELLSSSPPVTRRLMLAVSVEHNGSSFVSPAANDCVVLAGPPFRIVDLEVRVDGDEVAQIRGDGLIVATPTGSTAHNLSAGGPILEPTAESFVLTPMCPHALTFRPVVLDARREIAIRINDSNESTNAVVDGRIVHALQPGDRVVIRRYPADFLLVRHPRHSAWSTLRRKLMWGAPPER, from the coding sequence ATGACGCGCGTCGCCATCATCGGCTCGCCCAGCAAACCGCACACGCCCGAGAAGCTCGCGCGCCTGCTGCAGTTCCTGAAAGGCCGGGCTGAGGTCGTCTTCGCCGAACGCACCTACGACGCCGGCGGCCTCCCGGCCGCGCGGCCCGATCTCGTCATTGTGCTCGGCGGCGACGGCACGCTCATTTCCGCCGTTCATGCGCTCGGCCAGGCGCAGGCGCCGATCATCGGCATCAACCTGGGCAAGCTCGGATACCTGACCGATTTCACGGTCGAAGATGTGGAGCACTACGCCGCCGAGCTGCTCAGTTCGTCGCCGCCCGTGACCCGCCGGCTGATGCTGGCCGTCAGCGTCGAGCACAACGGCAGCAGCTTCGTCTCGCCGGCGGCCAACGACTGCGTGGTTCTGGCCGGGCCGCCCTTCCGCATTGTGGATCTCGAAGTCCGCGTCGACGGCGACGAGGTGGCCCAGATTCGCGGCGACGGTCTGATCGTCGCCACGCCGACCGGTTCGACAGCCCACAACCTCTCCGCGGGCGGACCAATCCTGGAGCCGACGGCTGAGTCGTTCGTCCTGACGCCCATGTGCCCGCACGCGCTGACGTTCCGGCCGGTCGTTCTCGACGCTCGCCGGGAAATCGCGATCCGCATCAATGATTCCAACGAAAGCACGAACGCGGTCGTCGACGGGCGCATCGTCCACGCGCTTCAGCCCGGCGACCGGGTCGTGATCCGCCGCTACCCGGCGGACTTTCTGCTCGTCCGGCACCCGCGGCACAGCGCTTGGTCGACGCTGCGGCGAAAGCTGATGTGGGGCGCCCCGCCGGAACGATGA
- a CDS encoding DinB superfamily protein, translating into MTTKDLLKHNINQAHFIANAYLKDLSDSDLLTRPAPGANHIAWQLGHLIASERQMIEAIGCRMPELPAGFVEKHSKETAASNGPAGFATKSEYLALFARMHEATLRAIDATADADMDRPGPESMRAYAPTVGAIFAMIATHEVMHAGQFAVLRRKLGKPVVI; encoded by the coding sequence ATGACGACCAAGGACCTTCTGAAGCACAACATCAACCAGGCTCATTTCATCGCGAACGCGTATCTGAAGGACCTGAGCGATTCCGATCTGCTGACGCGCCCGGCGCCGGGCGCGAATCACATCGCCTGGCAACTGGGGCACCTGATCGCCTCGGAGCGACAGATGATCGAAGCGATCGGCTGCCGGATGCCCGAGCTGCCGGCCGGGTTCGTCGAGAAGCACAGCAAGGAGACGGCCGCCTCGAACGGCCCCGCCGGCTTCGCGACGAAATCGGAGTACCTGGCCCTGTTCGCTCGCATGCACGAGGCGACGCTGCGCGCGATCGACGCGACGGCGGATGCGGACATGGACCGCCCGGGTCCGGAGTCGATGCGCGCCTACGCGCCGACGGTTGGGGCCATCTTCGCGATGATTGCGACGCATGAGGTGATGCACGCGGGCCAGTTTGCCGTGCTGCGGCGCAAGCTGGGCAAGCCGGTCGTTATCTGA
- the folP gene encoding Dihydropteroate synthase: MARRPASPAACDTIIAVTRILGILNLTHDSFSDGGRCLAPAAALEHAAGLRRDGADIIDVGAESTHPDSEDVSADEELRRLEPVVGALLAEAATVSIDTSKPAVMRRMAALGATWLNDVNGFRAAGAIDAAAECRANLIVMHSVWSDMDKASSSPRARRAASDPTVIVDRILEFFDERVTTLQRAGVACDRIVLDPGMGFFLGDSPVASLNVLAGIPRLLEFGFPLCVCTSRKSFIGAVLATDGAPQPVSQRGAGTLATEMWCIQHGVAFIRTHDVRPLRLALRMFAAIRAAADPSGLPPAK, translated from the coding sequence ATGGCCCGCCGACCGGCGTCGCCGGCCGCTTGTGATACGATCATAGCCGTGACGCGCATTCTCGGCATTCTCAACCTGACGCACGATTCGTTTTCGGACGGCGGCCGATGTCTTGCGCCGGCCGCCGCGCTCGAGCACGCCGCCGGCCTGCGGCGTGACGGAGCCGACATCATCGACGTCGGGGCCGAATCGACGCATCCCGACAGCGAAGATGTCAGCGCCGATGAGGAACTTCGGCGGCTGGAGCCGGTGGTCGGTGCGCTGCTGGCGGAAGCCGCAACCGTGTCGATCGACACCAGCAAGCCGGCGGTGATGCGACGGATGGCGGCGCTGGGAGCGACCTGGCTGAACGACGTGAACGGATTTCGCGCGGCGGGGGCGATCGACGCGGCGGCGGAGTGTCGCGCCAATTTGATCGTCATGCATTCCGTCTGGAGCGATATGGATAAGGCGTCGTCTTCGCCGCGGGCGCGCCGCGCGGCCTCAGACCCGACCGTAATCGTCGATCGCATCCTGGAGTTCTTTGACGAGCGCGTGACAACGCTGCAGCGCGCCGGCGTGGCTTGCGATCGCATCGTCCTCGATCCCGGAATGGGGTTCTTCCTCGGCGACTCACCGGTCGCCAGCCTGAACGTCCTCGCGGGAATTCCGCGGCTGCTCGAGTTTGGCTTCCCCCTGTGCGTTTGCACGTCGCGCAAGTCGTTCATCGGCGCGGTGCTGGCGACAGACGGCGCCCCGCAACCGGTGAGCCAGCGCGGCGCCGGAACACTTGCGACCGAAATGTGGTGCATCCAGCACGGCGTCGCGTTCATTCGGACGCATGACGTCCGCCCGCTGCGCCTCGCGCTCAGGATGTTCGCAGCGATTCGCGCGGCGGCGGACCCGTCAGGGCTGCCGCCCGCGAAGTAG
- the polA gene encoding DNA polymerase I, giving the protein MPKTLYLIDGHAQIYRAYYAPFGNLTSPRGEPTRAVHVFCQMILNLLRDKKPDYLVTVLDVSDETVFRKEIYPEYKAHRDPAPEDMEPQFNRILSILNAARLPILRMHGFEADDIMATLARRLSSDDLHVYLVSKDKDLEQLLGPHVSLYDPGKDEVITPDVLFATKGWWPQQAVEAQTLIGDTVDNVPGVPGIGPKTAAKLIQQYGSAQGVIDNADKLTPKQRDNVKAFAALAPVTRKLVTLRDDVPIELDLSAAQPDQFTWSAVRPIFEELGIRRLTDQLPANRAADAADRVARPPSADSVARPPSADSVARPPSADSVARPPSADSVARPPSAGDAERRVGRAHHSPAALAGQVASGAADAAEEVGTAHPTKQDPAAFAQRSAALSAPDGGEYVLVNTPAALDAFVADLAKRPEFVLDTETTGVNPVDAELVGLSFSWRPSWGVYIPVRCIFGGALPLDEVRARLAPILADDTKRKIGHNIKYDLIVLENAGMTVRGPILDTMITAFLVEPTRNSYGLDPLARTYLAHEMIPLTDLIGAGRDQLVMDQVPLERVAEYAAEDADYTWRLKELFEPSVEPLGLGTLAHEVEMPLVRVLANMEHHGIRVDLDYLRDMGRRMSARIEQIVVECHQLAGGPFNLDSPKQLGEVLFDRMQLRVVKRTKTARSTDAETLEILAEETGHPLLKLLLEHREIQKLRGTYVDALPRAVSRRTGRIHTSFHQTGAVTGRLSSSEPNLQNIPVRTEMGRQIRRAFRARGDDELLIVADYSQVELRILAHFCQDEALKRAFADDLDIHAFVASQVNNVALDAVTKEMRAKAKAVNFGIIYGQTAHGLAQTTGMSRTEAQKFIDAYFARYSRIRGFINQCIETARRDGAVRTILGRRRPITDIDSRNRAARALAERLSVNTVIQGSAADLIKTAMIQLHNRVRDEKLPLRMLLQVHDELVCEAPRGEAEALGRIVADVMSTALPLSVPLRVDVECAENWLDAK; this is encoded by the coding sequence ATGCCGAAGACGCTCTACCTGATCGACGGCCACGCACAGATATACCGCGCCTATTACGCCCCGTTCGGGAACCTCACCTCGCCGCGGGGCGAGCCGACGCGGGCGGTGCACGTCTTCTGCCAGATGATCCTGAACCTGCTGCGTGACAAGAAGCCGGATTATCTCGTGACCGTGCTGGACGTCTCCGACGAGACCGTGTTTCGCAAGGAAATCTACCCGGAATACAAAGCCCATCGCGACCCCGCGCCGGAGGACATGGAGCCGCAGTTCAACCGCATCCTCTCAATCCTGAACGCCGCCCGGCTGCCGATCCTGCGGATGCACGGCTTCGAGGCGGATGACATCATGGCGACGCTGGCGCGGCGGCTATCGAGCGACGACCTGCACGTCTACCTCGTGAGCAAGGATAAGGACCTGGAGCAACTGCTCGGGCCGCACGTCTCGCTCTACGACCCCGGCAAAGACGAAGTCATCACGCCGGACGTGCTCTTTGCGACCAAGGGCTGGTGGCCGCAGCAGGCGGTTGAGGCGCAGACGCTGATCGGCGACACCGTGGACAATGTGCCCGGCGTTCCTGGAATCGGGCCGAAAACGGCGGCCAAACTGATTCAGCAGTACGGCTCGGCTCAGGGCGTGATCGACAACGCCGACAAGCTCACGCCCAAGCAGCGCGACAACGTGAAGGCGTTTGCGGCGCTCGCCCCGGTCACGCGCAAGCTCGTAACGCTGCGCGATGACGTGCCGATCGAACTTGACCTCTCCGCGGCCCAACCAGACCAATTCACCTGGTCCGCGGTCCGACCTATTTTCGAAGAGCTGGGCATCCGCCGATTGACCGATCAGTTGCCGGCGAATCGCGCAGCGGACGCCGCCGATCGTGTAGCCCGGCCGCCCTCGGCCGATTCTGTGGCCCGGCCGCCCTCGGCCGATTCTGTGGCCCGGCCGCCCTCGGCCGATTCTGTGGCCCGGCCGCCCTCGGCCGATTCTGTGGCCCGGCCGCCCTCGGCCGGGGATGCGGAACGTAGGGTGGGCCGTGCCCACCATTCGCCTGCCGCGCTCGCCGGGCAAGTGGCGTCGGGCGCCGCCGACGCCGCAGAGGAGGTGGGCACGGCCCACCCTACAAAACAGGACCCCGCCGCGTTTGCGCAACGTTCGGCAGCGCTGAGCGCGCCCGACGGCGGCGAATACGTGCTCGTCAACACGCCCGCCGCGCTGGATGCGTTCGTCGCAGACTTGGCGAAGCGGCCTGAATTCGTGCTCGACACCGAAACCACCGGCGTAAACCCGGTCGATGCCGAACTGGTCGGCCTGTCGTTTTCCTGGCGGCCCAGCTGGGGCGTTTACATACCGGTGCGATGCATTTTCGGCGGGGCGCTGCCGCTTGATGAGGTCCGCGCCCGCCTGGCGCCGATTCTCGCCGACGACACGAAGCGGAAGATCGGCCACAACATCAAGTACGACCTGATCGTGCTCGAAAACGCCGGCATGACCGTCCGCGGGCCGATTCTTGACACCATGATCACGGCGTTTCTGGTCGAGCCGACGCGGAATTCCTATGGCCTCGACCCGCTGGCGCGCACCTACCTCGCGCACGAGATGATCCCGCTTACCGACCTGATCGGCGCCGGCCGCGACCAGCTCGTGATGGACCAGGTGCCGCTCGAGCGCGTCGCCGAGTACGCCGCGGAAGACGCCGACTATACCTGGCGGCTCAAGGAGCTGTTCGAGCCGTCGGTGGAACCGCTCGGATTGGGCACGCTCGCGCACGAGGTCGAGATGCCGCTGGTGCGCGTGCTGGCGAACATGGAGCACCATGGCATCCGCGTCGATCTGGACTACCTGCGCGACATGGGCCGGCGGATGTCAGCCCGCATCGAGCAGATCGTGGTCGAATGCCACCAGCTCGCCGGCGGGCCGTTCAACCTGGACTCGCCCAAGCAGTTGGGCGAGGTTCTCTTCGACCGGATGCAGCTTCGCGTGGTGAAGCGCACCAAGACCGCCCGCTCTACCGACGCCGAGACGCTCGAAATCCTGGCCGAAGAAACCGGACATCCGCTGCTGAAGCTGCTCTTGGAGCATCGCGAGATTCAGAAGCTGCGCGGGACGTACGTGGACGCGCTGCCGCGGGCCGTCAGCCGCCGCACCGGCCGGATTCACACCAGTTTCCACCAGACCGGCGCCGTCACCGGCCGGCTCTCCAGCAGTGAGCCGAACCTGCAGAACATCCCGGTGCGGACGGAGATGGGCCGGCAGATTCGCCGGGCGTTCCGCGCCCGCGGGGACGACGAACTGCTGATCGTCGCGGACTATTCACAAGTCGAGCTGCGCATCCTCGCGCACTTCTGCCAGGATGAGGCGCTCAAGCGGGCGTTCGCCGACGACCTGGACATTCACGCCTTTGTCGCGTCTCAGGTGAACAACGTCGCACTCGACGCCGTCACCAAGGAAATGCGGGCCAAGGCCAAGGCGGTGAATTTCGGCATCATCTACGGCCAGACGGCGCACGGCTTGGCGCAGACCACCGGAATGAGCCGCACCGAGGCGCAGAAATTCATCGACGCCTATTTCGCCCGCTACAGCCGCATCCGCGGGTTCATCAACCAGTGCATCGAGACGGCGCGGCGCGACGGGGCGGTGCGGACGATCCTCGGCCGCCGCCGGCCGATCACGGACATCGACTCCCGCAACCGCGCGGCCCGGGCGCTGGCGGAACGGCTCTCGGTGAACACGGTGATTCAGGGGTCGGCGGCCGATTTGATAAAAACGGCGATGATCCAGCTTCACAATCGCGTTCGAGATGAGAAGCTGCCGCTACGGATGCTGCTCCAGGTGCACGATGAGCTGGTGTGTGAAGCGCCGCGCGGCGAGGCCGAGGCGCTGGGGCGCATCGTCGCGGACGTCATGAGCACGGCGTTGCCCCTCAGCGTGCCGCTACGCGTGGACGTCGAGTGCGCGGAGAATTGGCTGGACGCCAAGTGA
- a CDS encoding EamA-like transporter family protein has translation MNNGRANESLAADVVACVESEPIAASGGDRVAALNVALLVGYVAISSFTPLAARDALIELPPVSTGVIRFAIASALLLAVLRVWRSLGGSAPQPIAREDYGRFLLAALLCVPLNQFCFLTGVSKANASHAGLMYALNPVLVYMLTLLLGQATWSARMAAAALLAFGGAGVLAVDGLASVAGRNMFVGDMLLLGAVATWSVYSVVVIPLGQRYGTVRAATYVMVLGVLLYAPAALLDAHRLDVAALSGRALRGFLFIAIATSFVNYMLWFVALTRMDVNRLSVAANAAPVFTVILAHQLRDEPLTSWLLAGAALIMSAISLANWPRLRALLRR, from the coding sequence ATGAACAACGGACGTGCCAACGAATCACTCGCCGCGGACGTTGTCGCGTGCGTCGAATCGGAGCCGATCGCAGCCTCCGGCGGCGATCGTGTGGCCGCGCTCAATGTCGCGCTGCTGGTCGGTTATGTCGCCATCTCTTCCTTCACGCCCCTGGCCGCCCGCGATGCGTTGATCGAACTGCCGCCGGTGTCCACCGGCGTCATCCGCTTCGCCATCGCGTCGGCGTTGCTGCTGGCGGTGTTGCGAGTGTGGCGGTCCCTGGGCGGAAGCGCGCCCCAACCGATCGCGCGCGAGGATTACGGCCGCTTTCTACTGGCCGCCTTGCTCTGTGTTCCGCTGAACCAGTTCTGCTTTCTCACCGGCGTCAGCAAGGCCAACGCCTCGCACGCCGGGCTGATGTATGCGCTGAATCCGGTGCTGGTCTACATGCTCACGCTGCTGCTGGGGCAGGCGACGTGGTCAGCGCGCATGGCCGCGGCGGCGCTGCTGGCGTTCGGCGGCGCGGGCGTGCTGGCCGTGGATGGGTTGGCCTCGGTCGCCGGACGAAACATGTTCGTCGGTGACATGCTGCTGCTGGGAGCCGTCGCCACGTGGTCGGTCTACTCGGTGGTCGTTATCCCGCTGGGGCAGCGATACGGCACGGTCCGGGCGGCGACGTATGTCATGGTTCTCGGCGTGCTCCTCTACGCGCCCGCGGCGCTGCTGGATGCCCACCGGCTGGATGTCGCGGCGCTTTCCGGCCGGGCGCTGCGTGGTTTCCTGTTCATCGCGATCGCGACGAGCTTCGTGAATTACATGCTCTGGTTCGTCGCGCTGACGCGCATGGACGTGAACCGCCTGTCGGTCGCCGCCAATGCGGCTCCGGTCTTTACCGTTATCCTGGCTCATCAACTTCGCGACGAGCCGCTCACGAGCTGGCTGCTGGCGGGGGCGGCCCTGATCATGAGCGCGATCAGCTTGGCGAACTGGCCGCGTCTGCGGGCGCTGCTGCGGCGGTAG
- the nreC gene encoding Oxygen regulatory protein NreC — MARSALDRLAYGILLRDSLGLSVAVESGFAPPAVWDAMRRKPDLVLVVADQATSDVIDSVEMIPRLRPDARIVVLSAAVDPASLSVWSDCRLSGYVVKDGGLAELKQAFDAILRGGQYFSEGARPGRAASATPHRQLSRRESELLPLLARGLTLREAATRMTVSYKTADSYRTSLLRKLGVRDRVELARYAIREKIVEA, encoded by the coding sequence ATGGCGCGCAGCGCGCTGGATCGCCTGGCGTATGGCATTCTGCTGCGCGACTCACTGGGGTTGTCGGTAGCGGTCGAATCGGGGTTCGCACCGCCGGCCGTGTGGGACGCCATGCGGCGCAAGCCGGACCTGGTGCTGGTGGTGGCCGACCAGGCCACGTCGGACGTGATCGACTCCGTGGAGATGATCCCCCGGCTCCGTCCGGATGCGCGGATCGTCGTCCTCAGCGCCGCGGTCGATCCCGCGTCGCTCAGCGTCTGGTCCGACTGCCGGCTCAGCGGTTACGTCGTAAAGGACGGCGGACTGGCGGAGCTGAAGCAGGCGTTCGACGCAATCCTGCGCGGCGGCCAGTATTTCAGCGAGGGGGCCCGGCCCGGCCGCGCCGCGTCGGCGACGCCCCATCGGCAGCTCTCGCGGCGCGAGTCCGAACTGCTGCCGCTGCTGGCGCGCGGGCTGACGCTGCGCGAGGCGGCGACGCGCATGACCGTCAGCTACAAGACCGCCGATTCATACCGAACGAGCCTGCTGCGCAAGCTGGGCGTGCGCGACCGCGTGGAGCTGGCGCGCTACGCCATCCGGGAAAAGATCGTCGAAGCATAG
- the dapA gene encoding 4-hydroxy-tetrahydrodipicolinate synthase yields MNPFRGMWTAIVTPFRGGQLDRPALEQHVERQIAAGVDGLVPCGTTGESPTLSVEEHVEVVATTVRVARQRVPVCAGAGTNCTAKTVELSRRCADAGADGLLLVAPYYNRPSQVGLFQHFAAVARAVRLPIMLYNIPGRCGVEIAIDTIARLHREFPSITAVKHATGSVSGAADLADVSDIAILSGDDPITLPLMSQGAVGVVSVMSNLIPKTVKRLTQAALESRWIDAQLAHREAYGFSKRLLGLDINPIPIKSAAAIKGWCAEEFRLPMCPLAPEARAKLVALLEERDLG; encoded by the coding sequence ATGAATCCGTTCCGTGGTATGTGGACCGCGATCGTGACGCCCTTTCGCGGCGGTCAGCTCGATCGGCCTGCGCTGGAGCAGCACGTCGAGCGGCAAATCGCCGCCGGTGTCGATGGTCTGGTGCCTTGCGGCACGACCGGCGAATCTCCCACGCTCAGCGTCGAGGAGCATGTTGAGGTCGTCGCAACCACGGTGCGGGTCGCACGCCAGCGCGTCCCAGTCTGCGCCGGCGCCGGGACGAACTGCACCGCCAAGACCGTCGAGCTGTCCCGCCGCTGCGCCGACGCCGGCGCCGACGGATTGCTGCTCGTCGCGCCCTATTACAATCGCCCGTCGCAGGTCGGCCTTTTTCAGCATTTCGCCGCCGTCGCCCGCGCCGTGCGGCTGCCGATCATGCTCTACAACATCCCCGGCCGCTGCGGCGTGGAAATCGCGATCGACACCATCGCCCGGCTACACCGGGAGTTTCCGAGCATCACGGCGGTGAAGCACGCCACCGGCAGCGTGTCCGGCGCGGCAGACCTGGCGGACGTCTCCGATATCGCGATTTTGTCAGGCGACGATCCGATCACGCTGCCGCTGATGAGCCAGGGCGCTGTGGGCGTGGTCAGCGTGATGTCGAACCTGATCCCGAAAACGGTGAAGCGCTTGACGCAGGCGGCGCTGGAGAGCCGCTGGATCGACGCACAGCTTGCGCATCGCGAAGCCTACGGGTTCTCCAAGCGGCTGCTGGGGCTGGACATCAACCCCATCCCGATCAAGTCGGCCGCGGCGATCAAGGGTTGGTGCGCCGAGGAATTTCGGCTGCCGATGTGCCCGCTGGCGCCGGAAGCCCGGGCGAAGCTGGTCGCGCTGCTGGAAGAGCGCGATCTGGGTTAG